ATGTGGACGTACATGATGTCGTTCACGTCCAGGCTGAACTCGACCCACGAGCCGCGGTAGGGAATGATCCGCGCGGTGTAGAGCTTCTTGCCGCTCGGATGGACGGTCTCGTCGAAGAAGACGCCGGGGGAGCGGTGCAGCTGGCTCACGATGACCCGCTCGGCGCCGTTGATGATGAAGGTCCCCTTGTCGGTGATGATCGGCAGCTCGCCGAGGTAGACCTCCTGCTCGATGATGCTCTTGTCCTTCCGTCCTTCCTCGGTTTCCTCGCGCACCCGGAGGCGGAGCGTGGCCTTGAGCGGGACCGAGAACGTCAGGTCGCGCTCCTGGCACTCCTCCACCGAGTACTTCGGCTCGCCGAGGTCGTACCGCACGAACTCGAGCGAGAAGAACTCGCGCGGGTCGCTGATCGGAAAGACGCTATGGAAGACCTCCTGAAGCCCTTCGGTCTTACGCTTCGTGGGGTCCGTATCGGCCTGCAGGAAATTGCGGAACGAGTCCAGCTGGACGTCGAGCAGGTTCGGGATCTGAAGATCCCAATCCCGGTCGATCTTGCTGAAGCTTCGCCGCTCCTTGCCGCGAATGGCTTTCACGTCGTATTCACCCTTTCGGTAACGCCCGCTGCCGGAAGGCCGCCCCCGCCGTCGCTTCCGCCGGGGGGCGCCTGGCCTCGATCCGACCGGCCCCTCGCCAGATCACGAGCGGCCGGGCCGGAGTACCGCACTACGGGAACGGCTCGGACTACTTGATCTCGACCGAAGCGCCCGCCTCTTCCAGCTTCTGCTTCACGGACGACGCCTCTTCCTTCGAGACCTTCTCCTTCACGGGCTTCGGCGCGCCGTCGACCAGGTCCTTCGCCTCCTTGAGGCCCAGGCCGGTCAGCTCGCGCACGACCTTGATCACGTTGATCTTCTTGTCGCCCGCCGCCATCAGCACGACGTCGAACTCGGTCTTCTCCTCGACCGCGGCCGCCGCCGCGCCGCCGCCGGCGCCCATCATCGGCCCCATCATCGGCATGGCCGCCGTGACGCCGAAATGGGTCTCCAGCTTCTTCACGAGGTCAGAGACCTCGAGCATGGTCATGCCTTCGAGAATGCTGATGATCTGCTGATCCTTCGTCCCTGCTTCCACGTTCGTGTTCCTCCTCCGGTCAGGCTCGGGGCGCCCGCGCGGGGCCGACCCCAGTGTCTTGGGATCTACCCCTGCTTCTTTTTACCGATGGCGTCGATGACTCCCACCATTTGGCGCAGCGAGCCGTGGAGCACGCCCACGACGCCCTGCATGGGGGAACGAAGCGCACCGATGAACTGGCCCAGCAGCACCTCGCGCGGAGGAAGCTGAGCCAAGACCTTGATTCCGTCCGGGCCGTACACCTGGCCGGCGACGTAGGCCGCCTTCAGGGCCGGCTTCTCGAATTCCTTGGCGAAATCCGCGAGGATCTTCGCCGCGGTCACCTCGTCGGAGCCGAACGCGATGCCGGTGGGGCCCTCGAGGTACTGGTCGAGCGCCTCCACGCCGTGCGCGCGCAGCGCCCGCTTGGTGAGCGTGTTCTTGGCGACGCGGTACTCCACCTTCGCTTCGCGGAGCTTGCGCCGCATCTTCGTGGCCAGCTCGACGTTCATCCCCTGGAAGTCGGTCAGGTAGATCGACTTCGACTGGGCGATGAGCTCGTTCAGCTCGCCGACGGTCTGTTCCTTTTCAGCGGTCGCCATGGACGTGCATTCTCCCCTGGGAGCGGTCGCGAGAGCGGCCGGGCCCTATGCCTTCAGACCGGACTGGATCGCGACGGGATCGAGCCGGACCGGCGGACCCATCGTGGAGCTGAGCGTGACGCTGCGCAGGTACTGCCCCTTGGAGGCCGCGGGCTTCATGCGGAGCACTTCCCGGAGGAACGCCTCGACGTTCGCGACGAGCTGCTCGTTGCCGAAGGAGGCCTTGCCGATGGGGGCGTGGAGATTGCCGGCCTTGTCGACCCGGTACTCGATCTTCCCCGCCTTCACCTCGCGGACCGCCTTCGCGACGTCCATCGTGACCGTGCCGCTGCGGGGATTGGGCATCAGCCCGCGCGGGCCGAGCACCCGGCCCAGCTTCCCCACCTCGCCCATCATGTCGGGCGTGGCCACGATGACGTCGACGTCCATCCAACCCTCGTTCAACTTCTTGATCCATTCGTCGGAGCCGGCGAAATCGGCGCCGGCGTCCTTGGCCTCGCGCTCCTTCTCGCCCTTCGTGAGGACGAGCACGCGCACCTTCTTGCCGGTGCCGTGCGGGAGCACGACCGTGCCGCGCACCTGCTGCTCCGCGTGGCGCGGATCCACGCCGAGGCGCATCGCGACCTCGACGGTCTCGTCGAACTTGGCGGTCGCCGACTTCTTGAGCCGCGCCACCGCGTCGCTCAGATCTCCCAGCCGCTCGGCCCCGATCGTCTCGGAGGCCGCGCGGAACCGCTTTCCGATCCGCAT
The genomic region above belongs to Candidatus Binatia bacterium and contains:
- the rplA gene encoding 50S ribosomal protein L1, with the translated sequence MRIGKRFRAASETIGAERLGDLSDAVARLKKSATAKFDETVEVAMRLGVDPRHAEQQVRGTVVLPHGTGKKVRVLVLTKGEKEREAKDAGADFAGSDEWIKKLNEGWMDVDVIVATPDMMGEVGKLGRVLGPRGLMPNPRSGTVTMDVAKAVREVKAGKIEYRVDKAGNLHAPIGKASFGNEQLVANVEAFLREVLRMKPAASKGQYLRSVTLSSTMGPPVRLDPVAIQSGLKA
- the rplJ gene encoding 50S ribosomal protein L10; the encoded protein is MATAEKEQTVGELNELIAQSKSIYLTDFQGMNVELATKMRRKLREAKVEYRVAKNTLTKRALRAHGVEALDQYLEGPTGIAFGSDEVTAAKILADFAKEFEKPALKAAYVAGQVYGPDGIKVLAQLPPREVLLGQFIGALRSPMQGVVGVLHGSLRQMVGVIDAIGKKKQG
- the rplL gene encoding 50S ribosomal protein L7/L12, which encodes MEAGTKDQQIISILEGMTMLEVSDLVKKLETHFGVTAAMPMMGPMMGAGGGAAAAAVEEKTEFDVVLMAAGDKKINVIKVVRELTGLGLKEAKDLVDGAPKPVKEKVSKEEASSVKQKLEEAGASVEIK